The nucleotide sequence GATCGATCGCGTCGCGCAGGCCATCGCCGAGAAAGTTGAAGCCGAGCACGAGCAGCGCCAGGCACGCCCCCGGAAACAGCGTCACGTGCGGCGCGTCGAGCAGGTGCGACCGGCCGCCATCGAGCATCGCCCCCCAGCTCGGCGTCGGTGGCTGCACCCCCAGCCCCAGAAAGCTCAGCGATGCCTCGGCGATGATGATGCCGGCCATGCCCAGCGTGGCCTGGACGACGAGTGCTGGCAGTGCCGCCGGCACGACGTGCCGCACGAGCACGCGCCCGACGCTGGCTCCCATCGCGGTCGCCGCCGCGACGTATTCCAGTTCGCGCGCGCGCATCACCTGGCCCCGAACGAGCCGCGCGTAGCCCACCCAGCCGATGACCGAGAGGGCCATCACCACGTGCACCAGGCTCGGA is from Acidobacteriota bacterium and encodes:
- a CDS encoding ABC transporter permease, with the protein product MTRLGGWIVGVIVLAAAVGPVLVPHDPATQQLALRLDGPSLAHPFGLDELGRDVLARVLAGARVSLLVGLAVVSVSSALGLFFGSLAGFFGGRVDDAISRVIDVLMAFPGILLAIALVAVLGPSLVHVVMALSVIGWVGYARLVRGQVMRARELEYVAAATAMGASVGRVLVRHVVPAALPALVVQATLGMAGIIIAEASLSFLGLGVQPPTPSWGAMLDGGRSHLLDAPHVTLFPGACLALLVLGFNFLGDGLRDAIDPRVLSGRRRR